A single window of Coffea eugenioides isolate CCC68of chromosome 7, Ceug_1.0, whole genome shotgun sequence DNA harbors:
- the LOC113777308 gene encoding uncharacterized protein LOC113777308 produces MTNRTTITRQLASSEPQRRRNFVVIRLPHLVYTTVTSTPSVVKHWLFRICRHHVYRIHKGRLVVGLGVQWTPGHRKSPATLQLCVGHQCLVFQLLHAPHAPLKLRRFLSNPNITFVGVSNKNDGALLRCSKHELCVSSTLVDLVDVASEERGYSKKISMEKLAELVVGMEGVKKEEWVGRSDWDEFWLSEHQVEYACLDAFVSFLIGKDLKAWNWMKVDEDCSTSIK; encoded by the coding sequence ATGACTAACAGGACGACAATCACAAGACAACTAGCCTCATCAGAGCCTCAGCGCCGACGCAACTTCGTCGTAATACGCCTCCCGCATCTCGTTTACACCACCGTCACTTCCACCCCTTCCGTAGTCAAACACTGGCTTTTCAGAATCTGCCGCCATCACGTCTACCGTATCCACAAAGGCCGCCTAGTGGTCGGTCTAGGCGTCCAATGGACTCCCGGACATCGAAAGTCTCCCGCCACCCTCCAACTATGCGTTGGACACCAATGTCTCGTATTCCAACTGCTCCACGCGCCCCACGCGCCGCTCAAACTCCGGCGCTTCCTCTCCAACCCTAACATCACATTTGTCGGTGTCTCCAACAAGAATGATGGTGCCTTGCTGCGATGTTCGAAGCATGAGTTGTGCGTCTCTTCAACGCTTGTTGATTTGGTGGATGTGGCAAGTGAGGAGAGAGGTTACAGCAAGAAAATATCGATGGAAAAGTTGGCTGAATTGGTGGTGGGAATGGAAGGTGTGAAGAAGGAGGAATGGGTTGGAAGAAGTGATTGGGATGAATTTTGGCTTAGTGAGCATCAAGTGGAGTATGCTTGTCTTGATGCTTTCGTTTCTTTCTTGATTGGGAAGGATCTCAAGGCTTGGAACTGGATGAAAGTTGATGAAGATTGCTCAACTTCAATCAAGTAA
- the LOC113777309 gene encoding THO complex subunit 4A-like, with protein sequence MKDVNTIRLHELLKLYITKVVPEEVGFLALCFSAATAEAVAPVPVPVLVPTHRFNNRAANRATPYSVPKAPDSVWTHDMFSSDQAMAYAGQLGVGGGGGSRASAIETGTKLYISNLDYGVSNEDIKELFSEVGDLKRSTIHYDRSGRSKGTAEIVFSHRQDAAAAVKRCNGVQLDGKPMKIEIVGTNIVTAAAGPQFPGSAFGDSNGIPRSGQGRGGSFGRPRGAGGRGRGFGRGRGRGRGRGEKMSAEALDADLENYHKESMEDN encoded by the exons ATGAAGGACGTAAACACAATAAGGTTGCATGAGTTGCTTAAGCTCTATATCACCAAGGTGGTCCCTGAAGAGGTAGGGTTTCTTGCATTGTGTTTTTCAG CGGCCACGGCCGAGGCCGTGGCTCCGGTCCCGGTCCCCGTCCTAGTCCCCACCCATCGATTCAATAACCGTGCCGCCAATCGAGCCACTCCTTACAGCGTTCCTAAGGCGCCTGACTCAGTGTGGACGCACGACATGTTTTCTTCGGATCAGGCTATGGCCTATGCCGGCCAACTCGGCGTCGGTGGGGGCGGCGGCAGCCGAGCGTCTGCGATTGAGACTGGAACCAAGCTGTATATTTCCAATCTAGATTACGGTGTCTCTAATGAGGATATCAAGGAACTGTTTTCAGAGGTTGGTGACTTGAAAAGATCTACAATACATTATGACAGGAGTGGTAGATCAAAGGGAACAGCAGAAATAGTCTTCTCTCATCGGCAAGATGCAGCAGCAGCTGTCAAGAGATGCAATGGTGTTCAGCTTGATGGTAAACCAATGAAAATAGAGATCGTTGGAACAAATATTGTGACTGCTGCTGCTGGACCTCAATTTCCAGGTAGTGCTTTTGGTGACTCAAATGGAATCCCTAGAAGTGGACAAGGCAGGGGTGGCTCCTTTGGAAGGCCACGAGGTGCAGGGGGACGTGGTCGTGGATTTGGGAGAGGTCGTGGACGAGGAAGAGGTCGTGGTGAGAAGATGTCTGCAGAAGCTCTTGATGCTGATTTAGAGAATTATCATAAAGAATCAATGGAAGACAATTAA